One window from the genome of Alnus glutinosa chromosome 13, dhAlnGlut1.1, whole genome shotgun sequence encodes:
- the LOC133854854 gene encoding beta-amyrin 11-oxidase-like isoform X2, translated as MQGKMQLLYLADTCHFRCLLRYGRTGIYKTYMFGCPSIIVCIPKTCRKVLTDDERFKLGYPKATTILTGRRSFHGISNAEHKRLRRLTTSPINGHEALAGYINLIEGIVINSLEKWAGTKRPIELLTELRKVAFKVITNIFISTHSESVISSVENLYSDLNAGIKSQAINLPGFAFHRALKARKKLVKVFQTVLDKKRAIIKKNSDRTDVKKDMMDLLLGVKDEDGRQLEDEDIIDLLIVFMLAGHESSAHGALWAVIYLSQNPEFFTKAKEEQQEIVKRRLHTQKGLTLTEIRQMEYLYKVIDETLRRTSISFSVFRQAKEDVNLNGYLIPKGWKVLVWNRAVHMDPENYSNPKDFDPSRWDNFTPKAGTFLPFGAGSRFCPGSDLAKLEIAIFLHHYLLNYIVERLNPDCPVKWLPIARPVDMCVARIIKVT; from the exons ATGCAAGGAAAAATGCAACTGTTGTACTTGGCAGACACTTGTCATTTTCGTTGTCTTCTGAG ATATGGAAGGACCGGAATCTACAAGACCTACATGTTTGGGTGCCCAAGTATCATTGTTTGTATCCCAAAGACATGCCGGAAAGTTTTGACAGACGATGAACGATTCAAACTTGGTTATCCCAAAGCCACAACGATCCTCACAGGTCGAAGATCATTCCATGGCATTTCAAATGCTGAGCACAAGCGCCTGCGCAGACTAACCACGTCTCCGATCAATGGCCACGAGGCGCTAGCCGGGTATATTAACCTCATCGAGGGCATTGTGATAAATTCATTAGAGAAATGGGCTGGCACGAAGCGGCCAATCGAGCTGTTGACAGAGTTGAGGAAGGTTGCCTTTAAGGTCATTACAAACATCTTCATCAGCACCCACAGTGAATCTGTTATTTCGTCAGTGGAGAACTTGTATTCTGATCTAAACGCGGGAATAAAGTCTCAGGCCATCAATCTCCCTGGATTTGCATTCCATAGAGCACTCAAG GCACGAAAGAAGTTGGTGAAGGTCTTTCAAACTGTACTAGACAAAAAGAGggcaattataaaaaaaaattccgacCGGACGGACGTGAAAAAAGATATGATGGATTTGCTTTTGGGAGTCAAAGATGAAGATGGTAGGCAATTGGAGGATGAGGATATCATAGATCTTCTGATTGTGTTCATGTTAGCTGGTCATGAAAGCTCTGCCCATGGTGCATTGTGGGCAGTCATCTACCTATCACAAAATCCTGAGTTCTTCACAAAAGCCAAG GAAGAGCAACAGGAGATCGTGAAGAGAAGACTACATACACAGAAAGGACTGACTCTTACAGAGATTAGACAAATGGAATATCTTTATAAG GTAATTGATGAGACGTTGCGCCGAACTAGTATCTCATTTTCAGTATTTAGACAGGCGAAAGAGGATGTTAACCTCAATG GTTATCTTATTCCAAAAGGATGGAAAGTTTTGGTCTGGAACAGAGCTGTTCATATGGATCCTGAAAACTATTCAAACCCAAAAGACTTTGATCCTTCCAGATGGGAT AATTTTACACCGAAAGCTGGGACCTTCCTTCCTTTTGGAGCAGGAAGTAGGTTTTGCCCTGGAAGTGATCTAGCCAAGCTTGAGATCGCTATTTTCCTTCATCATTATCTCCTTAACTACAT TGTGGAGCGCCTGAATCCAGATTGCCCGGTGAAATGGTTACCAATAGCAAGGCCGGTAGACATGTGCGTTGCAAGAATCATAAAAGTCACCTAA
- the LOC133854524 gene encoding vinorine synthase-like, translating to MNKMKNEIISRTCIKPSSPTPPHLKNFKLSLLDQLFPAIHSNMTFFFPSVDAPTDPDLEFSRKSQLLQKSISETLTTFYPLAGRLADNSTIDCNDDGALFIEARTDSLLSDFLSKPDYETLDPFLPTTDPETMELSKGTFWLVKFSMFSCGGTAISLSLTHKIADFAALITLLKSWTATCRGLSEPLVPEFTAASILPPREILGMSASVHIAGEKFIQRRFVFSASKVAELKEKVQSVIGGEQFFVSRVEVILALLWKCAVAVVKSKTGSFKPTALFQAVNLRSRMDPPLPDTVFGNFVCSFTVIVEEESDMEIHQLVQDMRKNKNDFLNNKAKRFQGDGGFSALMEALKERGEIFKNRKELVAYQCTSWCNFPLYETDFGWGKPAWMTSANKLVSNTISLLDTSSGGVEALITLDEEEMAIFERHEELLEFASVNPSIVV from the coding sequence atgaacAAGATGAAGAATGAGATCATTTCCAGGACGTGCATCAAACCCTCCTCACCCACTCCGCCCCACCTGAAAAACTTCAAACTGTCTCTTCTTGACCAGCTGTTTCCCGCCATCCATAGCAACATGACCTTCTTCTTCCCCTCCGTCGATGCCCCCACCGACCCTGATTTGGAATTCTCACGCAAATCCCAACTCCTACAGAAATCCATATCCGAAACCCTCACCACCTTCTACCCTCTTGCCGGGCGCCTCGCCGACAACTCCACCATAGACTGCAACGACGACGGTGCTCTCTTCATCGAAGCCCGAACCGATAGCCTACTTTCGGACTTCCTTAGCAAACCGGACTATGAAACACTCGACCCCTTCCTCCCAACCACAGACCCAGAAACCATGGAATTATCCAAGGGTACTTTTTGGCTCGTGAAATTTTCCATGTTCAGCTGCGGTGGCACAGCCATCAGTCTCTCGCTCACTCACAAAATCGCCGACTTCGCTGCGTTAATCACACTGTTAAAGAGCTGGACCGCAACGTGTCGTGGATTGAGCGAACCGCTGGTCCCGGAGTTCACTGCAGCTTCTATCTTGCCGCCCAGAGAGATTCTGGGCATGTCAGCGTCCGTGCACATTGCCGGCGAGAAGTTCATACAAAGGAGGTTCGTGTTCAGCGCCTCTAAGGTCGCAGAGCTTAAAGAAAAAGTGCAAAGTGTGATTGGGGGAGAGCAGTTCTTCGTCTCGCGTGTAGAGGTGATACTAGCACTCCTATGGAAATGTGCGGTGGCCGTTGTCAAATCAAAAACTGGGTCGTTCAAGCCGACGGCGTTGTTCCAAGCGGTGAATCTCCGCTCGAGAATGGACCCGCCGCTTCCGGACACAGTGTTTGGGAACTTTGTGTGTTCGTTTACGGTGATCGTGGAGGAAGAGAGCGACATGGAAATACACCAGCTGGTGCAAGACATGAGGAAGAACAAGAATGACTTTCTCAACAACAAGGCGAAGAGGTTTCAAGGGGACGGAGGTTTCTCGGCTCTAATGGAGGCTCTTAAGGAGAGGGGGGAGATCTTCAAGAACAGGAAGGAATTGGTCGCATACCAATGTACAAGTTGGTGCAATTTTCCATTGTATGAAACCGATTTCGGGTGGGGCAAGCCGGCGTGGATGACAAGTGCAAATAAGCTGGTGAGTAATACCATTTCTTTGCTGGATACAAGTTCCGGCGGAGTTGAAGCTCTGATAACATTGGATGAGGAAGAAATGGCCATATTTGAACGCCATGAGGAGCTCCTGGAATTTGCTTCGGTGAACCCTAGCATTGTTGTTTGA
- the LOC133854854 gene encoding beta-amyrin 11-oxidase-like isoform X3, with protein sequence MFGCPSIIVCIPKTCRKVLTDDERFKLGYPKATTILTGRRSFHGISNAEHKRLRRLTTSPINGHEALAGYINLIEGIVINSLEKWAGTKRPIELLTELRKVAFKVITNIFISTHSESVISSVENLYSDLNAGIKSQAINLPGFAFHRALKARKKLVKVFQTVLDKKRAIIKKNSDRTDVKKDMMDLLLGVKDEDGRQLEDEDIIDLLIVFMLAGHESSAHGALWAVIYLSQNPEFFTKAKEEQQEIVKRRLHTQKGLTLTEIRQMEYLYKVIDETLRRTSISFSVFRQAKEDVNLNGYLIPKGWKVLVWNRAVHMDPENYSNPKDFDPSRWDNFTPKAGTFLPFGAGSRFCPGSDLAKLEIAIFLHHYLLNYIVERLNPDCPVKWLPIARPVDMCVARIIKVT encoded by the exons ATGTTTGGGTGCCCAAGTATCATTGTTTGTATCCCAAAGACATGCCGGAAAGTTTTGACAGACGATGAACGATTCAAACTTGGTTATCCCAAAGCCACAACGATCCTCACAGGTCGAAGATCATTCCATGGCATTTCAAATGCTGAGCACAAGCGCCTGCGCAGACTAACCACGTCTCCGATCAATGGCCACGAGGCGCTAGCCGGGTATATTAACCTCATCGAGGGCATTGTGATAAATTCATTAGAGAAATGGGCTGGCACGAAGCGGCCAATCGAGCTGTTGACAGAGTTGAGGAAGGTTGCCTTTAAGGTCATTACAAACATCTTCATCAGCACCCACAGTGAATCTGTTATTTCGTCAGTGGAGAACTTGTATTCTGATCTAAACGCGGGAATAAAGTCTCAGGCCATCAATCTCCCTGGATTTGCATTCCATAGAGCACTCAAG GCACGAAAGAAGTTGGTGAAGGTCTTTCAAACTGTACTAGACAAAAAGAGggcaattataaaaaaaaattccgacCGGACGGACGTGAAAAAAGATATGATGGATTTGCTTTTGGGAGTCAAAGATGAAGATGGTAGGCAATTGGAGGATGAGGATATCATAGATCTTCTGATTGTGTTCATGTTAGCTGGTCATGAAAGCTCTGCCCATGGTGCATTGTGGGCAGTCATCTACCTATCACAAAATCCTGAGTTCTTCACAAAAGCCAAG GAAGAGCAACAGGAGATCGTGAAGAGAAGACTACATACACAGAAAGGACTGACTCTTACAGAGATTAGACAAATGGAATATCTTTATAAG GTAATTGATGAGACGTTGCGCCGAACTAGTATCTCATTTTCAGTATTTAGACAGGCGAAAGAGGATGTTAACCTCAATG GTTATCTTATTCCAAAAGGATGGAAAGTTTTGGTCTGGAACAGAGCTGTTCATATGGATCCTGAAAACTATTCAAACCCAAAAGACTTTGATCCTTCCAGATGGGAT AATTTTACACCGAAAGCTGGGACCTTCCTTCCTTTTGGAGCAGGAAGTAGGTTTTGCCCTGGAAGTGATCTAGCCAAGCTTGAGATCGCTATTTTCCTTCATCATTATCTCCTTAACTACAT TGTGGAGCGCCTGAATCCAGATTGCCCGGTGAAATGGTTACCAATAGCAAGGCCGGTAGACATGTGCGTTGCAAGAATCATAAAAGTCACCTAA
- the LOC133854854 gene encoding beta-amyrin 11-oxidase-like isoform X1: MGLEFLWLILAVVLGGYVFVLGFLKRFNEWYYVGRLGKTQYPLPPGDMGWPYLGCLPTFLKAFKSNDPDSFIYNLVSKYGRTGIYKTYMFGCPSIIVCIPKTCRKVLTDDERFKLGYPKATTILTGRRSFHGISNAEHKRLRRLTTSPINGHEALAGYINLIEGIVINSLEKWAGTKRPIELLTELRKVAFKVITNIFISTHSESVISSVENLYSDLNAGIKSQAINLPGFAFHRALKARKKLVKVFQTVLDKKRAIIKKNSDRTDVKKDMMDLLLGVKDEDGRQLEDEDIIDLLIVFMLAGHESSAHGALWAVIYLSQNPEFFTKAKEEQQEIVKRRLHTQKGLTLTEIRQMEYLYKVIDETLRRTSISFSVFRQAKEDVNLNGYLIPKGWKVLVWNRAVHMDPENYSNPKDFDPSRWDNFTPKAGTFLPFGAGSRFCPGSDLAKLEIAIFLHHYLLNYIVERLNPDCPVKWLPIARPVDMCVARIIKVT; the protein is encoded by the exons ATGGGGTTGGAATTCTTGTGGTTGATTCTTGCAGTTGTGTTGGGTGGGTATGTCTttgtattagggtttttgaagAGATTCAACGAGTGGTATTATGTTGGGAGGCTGGGGAAAACGCAATACCCTCTCCCGCCTGGTGATATGGGGTGGCCTTACCTTGGATGTCTCCCAACCTTCCTCAAAGCTTTCAAATCTAATGACCCTGATTCCTTCATCTACAATCTCGTTTCCAA ATATGGAAGGACCGGAATCTACAAGACCTACATGTTTGGGTGCCCAAGTATCATTGTTTGTATCCCAAAGACATGCCGGAAAGTTTTGACAGACGATGAACGATTCAAACTTGGTTATCCCAAAGCCACAACGATCCTCACAGGTCGAAGATCATTCCATGGCATTTCAAATGCTGAGCACAAGCGCCTGCGCAGACTAACCACGTCTCCGATCAATGGCCACGAGGCGCTAGCCGGGTATATTAACCTCATCGAGGGCATTGTGATAAATTCATTAGAGAAATGGGCTGGCACGAAGCGGCCAATCGAGCTGTTGACAGAGTTGAGGAAGGTTGCCTTTAAGGTCATTACAAACATCTTCATCAGCACCCACAGTGAATCTGTTATTTCGTCAGTGGAGAACTTGTATTCTGATCTAAACGCGGGAATAAAGTCTCAGGCCATCAATCTCCCTGGATTTGCATTCCATAGAGCACTCAAG GCACGAAAGAAGTTGGTGAAGGTCTTTCAAACTGTACTAGACAAAAAGAGggcaattataaaaaaaaattccgacCGGACGGACGTGAAAAAAGATATGATGGATTTGCTTTTGGGAGTCAAAGATGAAGATGGTAGGCAATTGGAGGATGAGGATATCATAGATCTTCTGATTGTGTTCATGTTAGCTGGTCATGAAAGCTCTGCCCATGGTGCATTGTGGGCAGTCATCTACCTATCACAAAATCCTGAGTTCTTCACAAAAGCCAAG GAAGAGCAACAGGAGATCGTGAAGAGAAGACTACATACACAGAAAGGACTGACTCTTACAGAGATTAGACAAATGGAATATCTTTATAAG GTAATTGATGAGACGTTGCGCCGAACTAGTATCTCATTTTCAGTATTTAGACAGGCGAAAGAGGATGTTAACCTCAATG GTTATCTTATTCCAAAAGGATGGAAAGTTTTGGTCTGGAACAGAGCTGTTCATATGGATCCTGAAAACTATTCAAACCCAAAAGACTTTGATCCTTCCAGATGGGAT AATTTTACACCGAAAGCTGGGACCTTCCTTCCTTTTGGAGCAGGAAGTAGGTTTTGCCCTGGAAGTGATCTAGCCAAGCTTGAGATCGCTATTTTCCTTCATCATTATCTCCTTAACTACAT TGTGGAGCGCCTGAATCCAGATTGCCCGGTGAAATGGTTACCAATAGCAAGGCCGGTAGACATGTGCGTTGCAAGAATCATAAAAGTCACCTAA